The following proteins are encoded in a genomic region of Phragmites australis chromosome 9, lpPhrAust1.1, whole genome shotgun sequence:
- the LOC133928707 gene encoding importin subunit beta-1-like, giving the protein MDITQILLAAQSPDANLRTVAEANLTQFQEQNLPNFLLSLSVELSNDEKPPESRRLAGIILKNSLDAKDSAKKELLTQQWVSVDPSIKLKIKESLLITLGSSVHDARHTSSQVIAKVASIEIPRREWQDLIAKLLGNMTLPGASAPLKQSTLEALGYVCEEISPQHLEQDQVNAVLTAVVQGMNQAELSPEVRLAAVKALYNALDFAESNFANEMERNYIMKVVCDTAVSKELEIRQAAFECLVAIASTYYAHLDPYMQTIFNLTANAVKGDEEPVALQAIEFWSAICDEEIELQDEYEGSEDGNSTVHFRFIEKALSSLVPMLLETLLKQEEDQDQDDNVWNISMSGGTCLGLIARTVGDAIVPLVMPFVEANITKPDWHCREAATFAFGSILEGPSVEKLAPLVQAGLDFLLNTMNDPNSQVKDTTAWTLGRVFELLHSPAGANPIINDANLPRIMTVLLESSKDAPNVAEKVCGAVYFLAQGYEDAESMSSVLTPFLPSVIAALLSAADRADITHFRLRASAYEALNEIVRVSNLPETSGIIGQLLQEIMRRLNLTFDLHILSSGDKEKQSDLQALLCGVLQVIIQKLSSTDAKSIIAQTADQLMFLFLRVFACHSCTVHEEAMLAIGALAYATGQDFLKYMPDFFTYLEAGLQNYDEYQVCSISVGVVGDICRALEDKVLPFCDRIMTVLLKDLSNSMLNRSVKPPIFSCFGDIALAIGENFEKYLTYAIPMLQGAAGLLGTLDQSDDDMVDYGNQLRRGIFEAYSGILQGIKGPKAQLMIPYATHLLQFTEAVFKDRSRDESVTKAAVAVLGDLADTLGPSSKDLFKSNLFHVEFLRECLDLDDEVREAASWAQGMINQAVVS; this is encoded by the exons ATGGATATCACCCAGATTCTGCTAGCTGCTCAATCTCCGGATGCTAACCTTCGGACAGTAGCAGAAGCTAACCTCACGCAGTTCCAGGAGCAGAATCTTCCtaacttcctcctctccttatCAGTAGAGCTCTCAAATGATGAAAAACCTCCAGAGTCTAGAAGGCTTGCTGGTATTATCCTTAAGAATTCATTGGATGCAAAGGATTCTGCAAAAAAGGAGTTATTAACTCAACAATGGGTCAGTGTGGATCCATCTATCAAATTGAAGATCAAGGAGTCATTGCTTATAACACTAGGATCTTCGGTGCATGATGCAAGGCATACCTCATCTCAAGTCATTGCTAAGGTTGCATCCATTGAGATACCACGTCGAGAATGGCAAGACCTCATTGCCAAATTATTGGGGAACATGACATTGCCAGGTGCATCTGCTCCCTTGAAGCAATCAACGCTAGAGGCATTGGGGTATGTCTGTGAGGAGATTTCTCCGCAGCACTTGGAGCAGGATCAAGTGAATGCTGTTCTGACTGCTGTGGTCCAGGGAATGAACCAGGCAGAGCTCAGCCCTGAAGTCCGTCTTGCAGCAGTTAAAGCCCTGTATAATGCTCTTGACTTTGCTGAGAGTAACTTTGCAAATGAAATGGAGAGGAATTATATAATGAAGGTGGTTTGCGATACTGCTGTGTCTAAAGAATTGGAGATCAGACAGGCCGCCTTTGAATGCCTTGTTGCAATTGCATCCACATATTATGCACACTTAGATCCTTATATGCAAACCATATTCAACCTGACAGCTAATGCTGTGAAAGGAGATGAGGAACCGGTTGCACTTCAGGCTATTGAGTTCTGGAGTGCTATttgtgatgaagagattgaacTCCAAGATGAATACGAAGGATCTGAAGATGGTAACTCTACTGTACATTTTCGCTTTATTGAAAAGGCCCTCTCTTCACTTGTTCCAATGCTGCTAGAAACTCTATTGAAGCAAGAggaagatcaagatcaagatgataATGTATGGAACATTTCCATGAGTGGTGGGACATGCCTTGGGCTCATTGCTAGAACTGTTGGCGATGCAATTGTCCCTCTTGTGATGCCGTTTGTTGAGGCCAACATCACAAAGCCTGATTGGCACTGTCGCGAGGCAGCTACCTTTGCATTTGGTTCTATCCTTGAAGGCCCCTCTGTTGAAAAACTTGCTCCACTGGTGCAGGCTGGTCTTGATTTCTTGCTCAACACAATgaatgatccaaacagccaggTCAAAGATACTACTGCATGGACTCTTGGGAGGGTATTTGAGCTCTTGCATTCTCCAGCCGGTGCAAATCCAATTATAAATGATGCGAACCTTCCTCGTATCATGACTGTGTTGCTCGAGAGTAGTAAAGATGCTCCAAATGTGGCTGAGAAAGTCTGTGGAGCTGTTTATTTTCTTGCCCAAGGTTATGAAGATGCAGAGTCCATGTCTTCTGTGCTCACACCTTTTCTCCCTAGTGTCattgctgctcttctttctgCTGCAGATCGTGCTGATATCACCCATTTCAGGCTTCGTGCTTCTGCTTATGAAGCACTGAATGAGATTGTGAGAGTCAGCAACTTACCTGAAACTTCAGGCATTATAGGCCAGTTACTGCAGGAGATCATGAGAAGATTGAACCTTACATTTGATCTCCATATACTTTCTTCTGGTGACAAGGAGAAGCAAAGTGATCTGCAGGCTTTGCTGTGTGGTGTACTGCAGGTCATCATCCAGAAACTGAGCAGTACAGATGCAAAGTCCATAATTGCCCAGACTGCTGATCAGTTGATGTTTCTGTTTCTGCGTGTCTTTGCTTGCCACAGTTGTACTGTGCATGAAGAAGCAATGCTTGCAATTGGTGCTCTTGCATATGCTACTGGTCAAGATTTTTTGAAATACATGCCTGACTTCTTCACATACCTGGAGGCTGGCTTGCAGAATTATGATGAGTACCAAGTGTGCTCCATCTCTGTAGGGGTGGTGGGTGATATTTGCCGTGCCTTGGAAGATAAAGTTTTGCCCTTCTGTGATCGCATAATGACCGTTCTTCTTAAAGACCTCTCAAACTCTATGCTCAATCGGTCCGTGAAGCCTCCAATTTTCTCATGCTTTGGAGACATTGCTCTTGCTATTGGTGAGAATTTTGAGAAATACCTGACATATGCCATACCGATGCTTCAAGGAGCTGCAGGACTCCTGGGTACTCTTGATCAAAGTGATGATGATATGGTTGATTATGGTAACCAGCTTAGACGGGGTATTTTTGAGGCATACTCTGGTATACTCCAGGGTATAAAGGGCCCAAAAGCTCAGCTGATGATACCTTATGCAACCCATCTACTGCAGTTCACTGAAGCTGTCTTTAAAGATAGGAGCAG GGACGAGAGTGTGACAAAAGCTGCAGTTGCTGTCCTTGGGGATCTTGCGGACACACTTGGCCCGAGCTCAAAGGATCTGTTCAAGAGCAACCTCTTCCACGTTGAGTTCTTAAGGGAGTGCCTCGATTTGGATGATGAAGTTAGGGAGGCTGCATCATGGGCCCAGGGAATGATAAACCAAGCAGTGGTTTCTTGA